A part of Paenibacillus sp. IHBB 10380 genomic DNA contains:
- a CDS encoding VanZ family protein → MKHTTPKMKMVLAVGFVMYLYVLIKLILFKWGSVDVHMLFYQFQHTVHQPHRIFDRPGNYTPLKEILRGIHSMSLSNPFLSTNLIGNILAFIPLGIFIPKLFTVRGASFINVCFLSLSLSLCFEVTQLLLCIGTFDVDDLILNTFGGIVGYGILRLFMIGNKPQSNEDLVLSPSSR, encoded by the coding sequence TTGAAACACACGACACCTAAGATGAAGATGGTTTTGGCAGTGGGGTTTGTTATGTATCTGTATGTATTAATCAAGCTGATCCTATTTAAGTGGGGTTCTGTTGATGTCCATATGCTGTTTTATCAATTTCAGCACACGGTACACCAACCTCATCGTATTTTTGATCGACCCGGCAACTATACTCCGCTCAAGGAGATCTTAAGAGGGATTCACAGCATGTCACTCTCGAATCCATTCTTATCTACGAACCTGATAGGCAATATCCTGGCCTTTATTCCGCTGGGTATCTTCATTCCTAAACTATTTACAGTAAGAGGTGCATCATTCATAAATGTGTGTTTTCTCTCCCTTTCTTTAAGCTTATGTTTCGAAGTTACACAGCTACTCTTGTGTATTGGCACATTTGATGTGGATGACCTCATATTGAATACCTTCGGCGGAATCGTTGGTTACGGTATCTTGAGACTATTTATGATAGGAAATAAACCCCAATCCAATGAAGATTTAGTGTTATCCCCATCAAGTAGATAA
- a CDS encoding sensor histidine kinase → MNKRIRSFRTKMILLLGLSMLLSGIITYGIYRILKLYYSTVRLEDPVAQYRRFMNNIGDIYFFLIIFIPLAILFFFVFTKPYATYFNEISKGIRHLANGEFKNHIHISSNDEFSIIAEDLNLASEKLQEAVERGDFAENSKDQLVVNLAHDLRTPLTSVLGYLDLILKDDHLTEEQVRHFTSIAFTKSQRLEKLIDGLFDITRMNFGRLPVEKKRIDIGELLMQLNEELYPVFEKNHLISRLNIAPNIYISGDGELLVRVFENLLTNATRYGKDGLYVDINSHLDSGHVVIQIVNYGGHIAPEELPHIFDMYYTSDRARTHQEGGTGLGLFIARNIVEQHDGTVSVESNVVRTLFEIQLPQESII, encoded by the coding sequence ATGAATAAGCGAATCCGAAGCTTTCGGACAAAAATGATTCTGCTGCTGGGGTTAAGTATGCTTCTGTCCGGTATTATCACTTATGGGATTTATAGAATCCTTAAATTGTATTATTCCACTGTTCGCCTAGAAGATCCGGTGGCCCAGTATCGTCGCTTCATGAATAACATAGGGGATATTTATTTTTTTCTGATTATTTTTATACCGCTGGCTATATTATTTTTCTTTGTGTTCACTAAGCCGTATGCCACCTACTTTAATGAAATTTCCAAGGGGATTCGTCATCTTGCCAATGGTGAATTTAAGAATCATATACATATTTCCTCGAATGATGAGTTCAGTATCATTGCGGAGGATCTTAATCTGGCGAGTGAAAAACTGCAAGAGGCGGTGGAAAGAGGGGATTTTGCAGAGAACAGTAAGGATCAGTTGGTCGTAAATTTAGCTCATGATTTACGCACGCCACTTACTTCTGTATTGGGTTATTTAGATTTAATTCTTAAGGATGATCATTTGACAGAGGAGCAAGTCAGACATTTTACATCCATTGCCTTCACCAAGTCTCAACGTCTAGAAAAGCTAATCGATGGATTGTTCGATATCACTAGAATGAACTTTGGCAGGCTGCCCGTTGAAAAGAAGCGAATAGACATCGGTGAGCTTCTGATGCAATTGAATGAGGAATTATACCCTGTTTTTGAGAAAAACCACCTGATTTCCAGATTGAATATAGCACCTAACATATACATTTCTGGCGATGGAGAACTGTTGGTCCGTGTATTTGAGAATCTATTGACCAATGCCACTCGTTACGGGAAGGATGGACTGTATGTAGATATTAATAGCCATCTTGATTCAGGGCATGTGGTGATTCAGATCGTCAACTACGGGGGCCATATCGCTCCAGAGGAATTGCCGCATATCTTCGATATGTATTATACGAGTGATCGGGCACGAACGCATCAAGAGGGTGGCACAGGTCTTGGACTGTTCATTGCAAGGAATATTGTGGAGCAGCATGATGGAACCGTTTCGGTCGAGAGTAATGTGGTTCGAACACTGTTTGAGATTCAACTGCCACAAGAGTCCATAATTTAA
- a CDS encoding response regulator transcription factor, with amino-acid sequence MRRITILIADDEVEIADLVALHLQKEGYHIVKASDGKAAIHAIQSQSIDLAILDIMMPELDGYKVTRQIREKYHLPIIFLSAKTSDLDKITGLVMGADDYMTKPFNPMELMARVNSQLRRSKLFNQPAAANKRVLEAGGLTISPDQHTVTLYGEVIELTPKEFDILYLLTSHPKQIFSVESIFQQVWGEAYYERGNTVMVHIRTLRKKLGEDISKNKFIKTIWGVGYTINE; translated from the coding sequence ATGAGGCGTATCACGATTTTGATAGCAGATGATGAGGTGGAGATCGCTGATCTGGTTGCCTTGCACTTACAGAAAGAGGGATATCATATTGTCAAAGCATCCGATGGGAAAGCAGCTATTCATGCTATTCAATCGCAATCGATAGATTTGGCCATTTTGGATATTATGATGCCTGAGCTGGATGGTTACAAGGTCACCCGTCAAATTCGGGAAAAGTATCATCTGCCGATCATTTTTCTAAGTGCCAAGACCTCTGATCTTGATAAGATCACAGGACTGGTGATGGGGGCAGACGACTATATGACTAAACCGTTCAATCCTATGGAATTGATGGCTCGTGTGAATTCTCAACTGCGCCGTTCCAAGTTGTTCAATCAACCTGCAGCAGCGAATAAAAGGGTACTGGAAGCCGGTGGATTAACGATTTCGCCTGATCAGCATACCGTTACCTTATATGGCGAGGTTATCGAGTTAACGCCGAAGGAATTTGACATCCTATATCTGTTAACAAGTCATCCAAAGCAAATCTTTAGCGTGGAAAGTATATTCCAACAGGTGTGGGGCGAAGCATACTATGAAAGAGGCAATACGGTCATGGTACATATCCGCACCCTGCGGAAGAAGCTTGGAGAAGATATCAGCAAAAATAAATTCATCAAAACCATTTGGGGTGTGGGGTATACGATCAATGAATAA
- a CDS encoding ABC transporter substrate-binding protein, with protein sequence MKKWLGMICIGILMTTTTACGSGGSKELASKEKPVIKEGKTIVTLSIQQPSEFIQIAEKKFEEKYPEIDLQIQTTEDYETYTKTTNTALLSGKGPDIFGISGLPIDDYLSKKLLLNMDDSMEQDKTLNKSDLKMNVLELLKVNGGMYAMPLGFGMSVFVGDGNAIKNSTVKIDDKSWNWSTFEEISKELIQQAEKGGKKQFYALANYPADSILTKMVSDNYAEFVDLTAKKAKFDSPEFVELMQNIKKMFDEKVMTEQLGKTDNQLFSHANLTSVDFIGGLYLYSHFENPVLLQQPHIGKSEGTPIHPLSQIAIRANSPVKDEAWKFISFLLSDEAQSLQAREGFSLLASVNDKKLNEIQEQVKSGTYKFLDGKKPKVSDEEFMQFKHLVNGTYRYEDADVKVFNMIYEDSVFFFSGQKSAEEVAKLIQNKVTIYLNE encoded by the coding sequence ATGAAAAAGTGGCTAGGGATGATATGTATTGGTATTTTAATGACGACAACGACTGCATGTGGTTCTGGAGGTAGCAAGGAATTGGCAAGTAAGGAGAAACCGGTAATCAAAGAGGGGAAAACAATCGTTACTTTGTCTATACAACAACCGAGCGAATTTATACAGATAGCAGAGAAGAAGTTTGAAGAAAAGTATCCGGAGATTGATCTTCAAATTCAGACTACAGAGGATTATGAAACATACACAAAAACGACGAATACAGCGCTGCTATCAGGGAAGGGTCCGGATATCTTCGGAATAAGCGGCTTGCCTATCGATGATTACTTGAGCAAAAAGCTTCTCCTGAACATGGATGATTCCATGGAACAAGACAAAACGTTGAATAAAAGCGATTTGAAAATGAACGTATTGGAACTATTGAAGGTGAATGGCGGTATGTATGCCATGCCTCTCGGATTCGGGATGAGTGTATTCGTAGGCGACGGGAACGCGATTAAGAACTCCACTGTGAAGATTGACGATAAGAGCTGGAACTGGAGTACCTTTGAGGAGATCTCGAAGGAACTCATTCAACAGGCAGAGAAGGGCGGAAAGAAACAGTTTTATGCCTTGGCGAATTACCCGGCGGATAGCATTCTCACGAAAATGGTCTCGGACAATTACGCGGAGTTCGTCGACCTCACGGCGAAAAAGGCAAAGTTCGACTCCCCCGAATTCGTGGAACTGATGCAGAATATCAAAAAAATGTTCGATGAAAAAGTCATGACTGAGCAGCTAGGGAAAACGGACAATCAGTTGTTTTCTCACGCCAATTTAACGTCGGTAGACTTTATCGGCGGCTTATATTTATATTCACACTTTGAAAATCCGGTACTGCTGCAACAGCCGCATATAGGGAAATCAGAAGGAACGCCGATCCATCCTTTATCCCAAATTGCGATCCGGGCCAATTCTCCGGTGAAGGACGAAGCGTGGAAGTTCATTTCCTTCCTATTATCTGACGAGGCACAATCGCTGCAAGCGAGAGAAGGTTTCTCCCTGCTAGCATCTGTGAACGATAAAAAACTGAACGAGATTCAGGAACAAGTTAAAAGCGGAACATACAAGTTCTTGGACGGCAAAAAGCCCAAGGTATCGGATGAAGAATTTATGCAGTTCAAACATTTAGTTAATGGCACGTATCGATACGAGGACGCGGATGTTAAAGTATTTAACATGATATACGAAGATTCCGTATTCTTCTTCAGTGGACAAAAGTCCGCAGAGGAAGTTGCCAAGCTGATCCAGAACAAGGTGACAATCTATTTAAACGAATAG
- a CDS encoding efflux RND transporter periplasmic adaptor subunit → MELAKESVDRRRKRNIQIMFIIFIGLLIFFTLFSNTLQSLTLPKVRTEKPAAGSLVFTIEGSGILQPLAEAKLSNAAGWKVQKILVKEGDRVKKGQKLIIYDSKSAERELEDEITNLEKQQIEQQNIQDQFIQSSMEGDELKIRNARRTIETGKLNLHTQERKINEMRDKLTSQQDITAPFDGIIAKLNAVEGLTSAGEPDVLVSNSSLGYRFDISADSKVLSSLGISIGEKIEVEVNTVQEQQARMIEGTIEEVANEQPRIESSSSEEGGQTITIPQKLLRIKVVNSELKGGEQAKIKLEKGSRQEGWLVSNKAIHEDRGGMFVYKIEEQRGALGNVFVARKVLIHTSETNDKETMIQSDSLYEEELIILESSEPLQDGNRIRME, encoded by the coding sequence ATGGAGTTAGCAAAAGAGTCAGTTGATCGTAGGCGCAAACGAAACATTCAGATCATGTTCATTATTTTTATTGGATTGTTAATTTTCTTTACGTTGTTCAGCAACACGCTACAGTCGCTGACCTTGCCGAAAGTGAGAACGGAAAAGCCGGCTGCTGGAAGTCTTGTATTTACGATCGAAGGTAGCGGAATACTGCAACCGCTCGCCGAAGCTAAACTATCGAATGCTGCCGGCTGGAAGGTCCAGAAGATTCTCGTGAAAGAGGGAGATCGTGTGAAGAAGGGGCAGAAGTTAATCATCTATGACAGCAAATCTGCCGAACGAGAATTGGAAGATGAAATAACCAATTTAGAAAAACAGCAAATCGAGCAGCAGAATATTCAAGATCAGTTCATTCAGTCGAGCATGGAAGGGGACGAACTCAAGATTCGGAATGCAAGACGTACGATCGAGACAGGTAAACTTAATCTACATACGCAGGAACGTAAAATTAACGAGATGAGAGATAAACTGACAAGCCAACAAGATATTACCGCTCCTTTCGATGGTATTATAGCGAAATTGAATGCCGTTGAAGGGTTAACATCAGCGGGAGAACCGGATGTTCTTGTCTCGAACAGCAGCCTAGGTTATCGATTCGACATATCTGCTGATTCAAAGGTGTTGTCCAGCTTAGGGATTTCGATCGGAGAGAAGATTGAGGTCGAGGTAAATACTGTCCAAGAACAACAGGCCCGTATGATCGAAGGCACGATTGAGGAAGTGGCGAATGAACAACCGCGTATCGAGAGCTCATCTAGTGAAGAGGGGGGCCAGACCATAACGATCCCTCAGAAGCTTCTTCGTATAAAGGTCGTTAACTCTGAACTGAAAGGGGGTGAGCAGGCAAAGATAAAACTTGAGAAAGGTTCACGGCAAGAGGGATGGCTCGTTTCCAATAAGGCTATTCATGAGGATCGTGGCGGCATGTTTGTTTATAAAATTGAAGAGCAGAGAGGGGCATTAGGCAATGTCTTTGTTGCCCGTAAAGTCCTCATTCATACAAGTGAAACGAATGACAAAGAAACGATGATCCAATCGGATAGCCTCTATGAGGAAGAACTGATTATTCTGGAAAGCAGTGAGCCTTTACAAGACGGAAACCGTATTCGAATGGAATAG
- a CDS encoding carbohydrate ABC transporter permease, translating into MGAIAVMLLFPIVITFTNSIMTEQEIGINYGPIGQMNEAVAGRANPFVNLKLLPDKVSLEQYDKILVGSPKYLMMFWNSVFMVVPIIAGQTLVAALAAYAFSKLQFRGRDPLFLVYVLTMLMPFQVTLVPNYIMADKLGLLNSPNAIILPGIFAAFGVFMLRQFMLAIPYAYIEAAKIDGAGHLRIFYTIIIPMIKPGLASLVILLFVDYWNMVEQPLIFLDDPFKQPLSVYLSMIIKEKGIAFAASMLYMSPMVLLFLYAESYFIEGIQLSGIKG; encoded by the coding sequence ATGGGCGCTATTGCGGTCATGTTATTATTTCCGATTGTAATCACTTTCACAAATTCGATCATGACAGAACAAGAAATTGGCATCAATTATGGGCCCATAGGGCAGATGAACGAAGCGGTTGCAGGGAGAGCAAATCCTTTTGTGAATTTAAAATTGCTACCGGATAAAGTGTCCTTGGAGCAGTATGACAAGATTTTGGTGGGTAGCCCAAAATATCTGATGATGTTCTGGAATTCGGTATTCATGGTGGTGCCGATCATCGCAGGGCAGACCCTCGTAGCAGCACTGGCTGCATACGCGTTCTCCAAGCTGCAATTTCGCGGCCGGGATCCCTTGTTTCTCGTCTATGTCTTGACGATGCTCATGCCATTCCAAGTGACGCTAGTACCGAATTACATTATGGCGGATAAGCTTGGGCTGCTGAATAGTCCGAATGCGATTATATTACCTGGGATTTTCGCAGCTTTTGGTGTATTTATGCTCAGGCAGTTCATGCTGGCTATTCCATATGCCTACATCGAAGCGGCCAAGATCGATGGAGCCGGACATTTGCGGATATTCTACACCATTATTATCCCGATGATCAAGCCGGGTCTGGCTTCACTCGTTATTTTATTGTTTGTCGACTATTGGAACATGGTGGAGCAGCCGCTTATTTTTCTGGACGATCCGTTCAAGCAGCCGCTATCGGTTTATTTATCCATGATCATTAAAGAGAAGGGGATTGCTTTCGCTGCATCGATGCTTTACATGTCTCCGATGGTGCTGTTGTTTCTGTATGCAGAGTCGTATTTCATTGAAGGCATTCAATTGTCTGGCATCAAGGGGTAA
- a CDS encoding carbohydrate ABC transporter permease, whose amino-acid sequence MKKWIRKDTSAAMMFLAPSGVGFAMFYLIPFAMGVFYSFMDSTVDSQFVGLDNYRELLASNSFRQAASNTFYFSAVSVPLMLVLSLGLAILLNQNIYFRKWLRTAFVLPLVVPVASIILIWQMLFDWNGSLNAWLSYFGSERVDWMKTDAARNVVIIVYLWKNIGYNVILFLAGLQQIPKDYYETAQIEGAGRLRQFRSITLVYLTSTMFFVVIMSIINSFKVFRETYLIAGDYPHDSIYMMQHYMNNMFMSLDIQKLTAAATLMFGCIFLIVMGLFAIERRHRQFME is encoded by the coding sequence ATGAAGAAATGGATCCGGAAGGATACATCAGCGGCAATGATGTTCCTCGCGCCGAGTGGTGTCGGATTTGCGATGTTCTACCTTATTCCGTTTGCCATGGGAGTGTTCTATTCTTTTATGGACAGTACGGTAGATAGCCAATTTGTAGGGTTGGATAATTACCGTGAGCTGCTCGCGAGCAATTCCTTCAGACAGGCAGCATCCAATACGTTTTATTTTAGCGCGGTTAGTGTGCCGCTTATGCTTGTGCTGTCGCTAGGTTTGGCAATTCTGCTGAACCAAAATATATATTTTCGAAAATGGCTGCGGACTGCATTTGTGTTACCGCTTGTCGTTCCAGTCGCCTCGATTATTCTGATCTGGCAGATGCTGTTCGATTGGAACGGTTCCCTGAACGCCTGGTTGAGTTACTTCGGATCCGAACGTGTGGATTGGATGAAGACCGATGCCGCCCGAAATGTAGTCATTATCGTGTATTTATGGAAGAACATCGGCTATAACGTCATATTATTCTTGGCGGGACTGCAACAAATCCCGAAGGATTATTACGAAACCGCCCAAATTGAAGGGGCAGGGCGTTTACGGCAGTTTCGCAGTATTACACTTGTCTATCTAACATCCACGATGTTCTTTGTAGTGATCATGTCGATCATTAACTCATTTAAAGTATTTCGGGAAACGTATTTGATCGCAGGCGATTATCCGCATGACAGTATATACATGATGCAGCACTATATGAACAACATGTTCATGTCGTTGGACATTCAGAAGCTGACTGCGGCTGCGACCTTGATGTTTGGTTGTATTTTTCTGATCGTCATGGGATTGTTTGCGATTGAACGCCGGCATCGGCAGTTCATGGAATAG
- a CDS encoding Gfo/Idh/MocA family protein, whose amino-acid sequence MRIGIIGLGDISTKSYLPVLSEKEGIELVLCTRDLDTLNNLSQKYRIQEKVQTVEELITKNIDAAFVSTATEAHFEIAEKLLESSINIYIDKPISMSFHETERIVRLSQESGKIVMVGFNRRFIPRVKELKEHGKASLIIMQKNRFAAPDYIRRVVVEDFIHVVDTLRFLMDTEVKDVKVEYLRKGDMLDHLVIQLIGEGCTAIGVMNRNGGVTEEIIEYMTGHNKYVVNSLVETTHFHNKEIRISKFGDWEPTLYKRGFYQIVDHFIDCVKNNSIPDPSIDDSLLTHEICERIVKYIDSDV is encoded by the coding sequence ATGAGGATTGGTATTATTGGATTGGGTGATATTTCCACAAAATCATACTTACCTGTGCTTTCAGAAAAAGAAGGTATAGAACTTGTGCTTTGTACGAGAGATCTGGACACTCTAAACAACTTATCACAAAAGTATAGGATTCAGGAAAAGGTTCAGACTGTGGAGGAACTGATAACAAAAAATATCGATGCAGCATTTGTGAGTACGGCTACAGAAGCGCATTTTGAAATAGCTGAAAAATTACTTGAAAGTAGCATAAACATATATATAGACAAGCCCATATCGATGAGTTTTCATGAAACTGAAAGAATCGTGAGACTCTCCCAAGAGAGCGGAAAAATAGTCATGGTTGGTTTCAACAGAAGATTTATACCTAGAGTTAAAGAGCTTAAGGAACATGGTAAAGCTAGCTTGATTATCATGCAAAAAAATAGATTCGCTGCTCCAGACTATATAAGAAGAGTTGTTGTAGAGGATTTTATACACGTTGTAGATACGCTTAGATTTTTAATGGATACCGAGGTCAAGGATGTAAAGGTAGAGTACCTTAGAAAAGGTGACATGCTTGATCATTTGGTGATACAGCTTATTGGAGAAGGGTGTACTGCTATAGGCGTAATGAACAGAAATGGTGGTGTTACAGAGGAAATCATTGAGTATATGACCGGCCATAATAAATATGTAGTAAACAGTCTTGTTGAAACCACTCACTTTCATAATAAAGAAATACGTATATCTAAATTCGGGGATTGGGAACCCACACTGTATAAACGCGGCTTCTATCAAATAGTAGATCATTTTATTGATTGCGTTAAAAATAACTCGATACCTGATCCATCTATTGATGATTCGCTCTTAACACATGAAATTTGCGAAAGAATAGTTAAGTACATTGATTCTGATGTTTAA
- a CDS encoding DUF6677 family protein: MNNPNDMDRFPDYNQMPYPPFYRKPPRKKKWLACLLSMFVPGIGHLYLGLMQRGLLIMVLVILDIFAVVSLVGADGGGSIPLITLFSLIIPVIYFYNIFDALQSTNRINVRYERGELEVGENPGDPLTNLMRGNNLAVILVGAGALFFMVSMKPRWFEGIFEVVGSYVGALVLICAGLVLFLLESRKK; the protein is encoded by the coding sequence ATGAATAACCCTAACGACATGGATCGTTTCCCTGATTACAATCAAATGCCATACCCGCCCTTTTATCGGAAACCTCCAAGAAAGAAAAAATGGCTCGCCTGTTTGCTTTCCATGTTTGTACCAGGCATAGGGCATCTCTATCTGGGTCTTATGCAGCGAGGGCTTTTGATTATGGTGCTTGTGATATTAGATATCTTTGCTGTTGTTTCTTTAGTGGGTGCTGATGGGGGAGGGAGTATCCCTTTAATCACTTTATTTTCATTAATTATCCCCGTTATTTATTTTTATAATATTTTTGATGCTTTACAATCGACGAATCGGATTAATGTTCGCTACGAACGTGGGGAATTGGAAGTGGGTGAGAATCCTGGTGATCCACTGACAAATCTGATGAGGGGCAATAATTTGGCTGTTATTTTGGTTGGCGCTGGGGCTCTCTTTTTTATGGTAAGTATGAAGCCAAGGTGGTTTGAGGGTATTTTCGAAGTCGTTGGCTCCTATGTAGGGGCTTTGGTGCTTATATGTGCAGGTCTTGTTTTGTTTCTTCTGGAATCGCGAAAAAAGTAG
- a CDS encoding RNA polymerase sigma factor: MEDLTDEQLINEIRQGHSEAYRILVDRHKSYIYTLIYRMVEHHETAEDLSQEVFVKLYRSLGLFRGDARFTTWLYRLALNVVIDHQRAQRRKPYSVLIDKVGGWFSDAKEQPEEQLLHKEAQADMLQMLSELPDKYRVILYLYHYKQLSYQEMSDATGLPIKTLETRLYRGKAMLKQKWLEVNHHESETSGKQAASAIFK; this comes from the coding sequence ATGGAAGATTTGACGGATGAGCAGCTAATTAATGAGATCCGTCAAGGTCATTCGGAGGCCTACCGAATACTGGTGGATCGACATAAGAGCTATATCTATACGCTGATTTACCGTATGGTAGAACATCATGAAACGGCTGAGGATCTTTCACAAGAAGTTTTTGTGAAGTTGTATCGTTCCTTGGGGCTTTTCCGTGGAGATGCCAGATTTACGACTTGGCTGTATCGATTGGCCCTCAATGTTGTGATCGATCATCAACGTGCTCAACGTAGAAAGCCTTATAGTGTCCTAATTGATAAGGTGGGGGGGTGGTTTAGCGATGCTAAGGAACAGCCGGAGGAACAACTGCTGCATAAAGAGGCTCAAGCCGACATGCTGCAAATGCTCTCTGAGCTTCCAGATAAATATAGAGTAATCCTCTATTTGTACCACTATAAGCAGCTCTCTTATCAAGAAATGTCCGATGCAACAGGACTTCCTATCAAGACGCTAGAAACCCGATTATATCGCGGAAAAGCTATGCTGAAACAAAAATGGTTGGAGGTGAACCATCATGAATCCGAGACATCAGGAAAACAAGCAGCTTCAGCAATATTTAAATGA
- a CDS encoding RtcB family protein, with protein MERIEKFHGNNHYEIDLPNGNLHVFANPDIYQSFDSRPFEMADNNLIIPRNVYMSYTPDAHVGIGTCIGTTAVWNMKDGFVSPSIVGVDIGCGMRVHTTPLHKKDIQDKGVRRALIKTIEKYVPTNERTNSHYVDIDIREVVKYGLRGLPSAYVPHEQWLTHVEQSTFKYDHQYLDKLPDDIHKYAHGQLGTLGGGNHFIEILYLEIEEAQKDLATQWGLFDGQVIVMIHSGSRAWGAKLGQEYTKLFRASMFNWGIENPDRSLIYAPISSDEGQSYLNLMYSALNFAVSNRHMIAFGVREAFRELFGGEIEFPVLYDLMHNYALKEYHRNEAMLVHRKGATRALPPGHFLNTAAYRETGHPALIPGSMGTSSYIMIGKEEGTKNFYSICHGAGRARSRKATKELVTVDEFQRSMKVGSDEEILVNHRSLATILDECPQAYKDVDQIIDSVVGASLADVVATCKPMAAIKGV; from the coding sequence ATGGAAAGAATAGAAAAGTTCCACGGAAATAATCATTATGAGATCGATCTACCTAACGGCAATCTACATGTATTTGCTAATCCGGACATTTATCAATCGTTTGATTCCAGACCATTTGAGATGGCCGATAACAACTTAATAATTCCACGTAATGTATATATGAGCTATACGCCAGATGCGCATGTAGGCATTGGAACCTGTATCGGAACAACTGCGGTTTGGAATATGAAGGATGGATTTGTATCTCCTTCAATTGTGGGTGTGGATATTGGCTGTGGGATGCGTGTGCATACGACACCTCTACACAAGAAGGACATTCAGGATAAAGGTGTGCGGAGAGCGCTAATTAAGACGATTGAGAAATATGTTCCGACGAATGAACGTACGAACTCTCATTATGTAGATATAGATATTAGGGAAGTCGTGAAGTATGGTCTGAGAGGACTTCCGAGTGCCTATGTTCCACATGAGCAATGGCTGACACACGTAGAGCAGTCGACATTTAAGTATGATCATCAATATCTTGATAAGCTACCAGATGACATTCACAAATATGCTCACGGTCAATTAGGGACATTAGGCGGTGGAAATCATTTTATCGAGATACTGTACCTAGAAATAGAAGAAGCACAGAAGGATTTAGCGACACAATGGGGATTATTCGATGGGCAAGTCATCGTAATGATTCATTCTGGTTCCCGGGCATGGGGTGCTAAACTCGGTCAAGAGTATACGAAGCTATTCCGAGCATCGATGTTCAACTGGGGTATAGAAAATCCAGATCGTAGTCTGATCTATGCACCGATTTCGAGCGATGAAGGGCAAAGCTATCTCAATCTGATGTACTCCGCATTAAATTTCGCGGTTAGCAACAGGCATATGATTGCATTCGGTGTTCGAGAGGCTTTCCGCGAATTATTCGGGGGAGAAATTGAGTTTCCAGTGTTGTATGACTTAATGCATAACTATGCCTTGAAGGAATATCATCGGAATGAGGCGATGCTTGTTCACCGGAAAGGAGCAACACGCGCGTTGCCACCAGGACATTTCCTCAACACAGCTGCCTATAGAGAAACGGGGCATCCGGCATTAATTCCAGGCTCAATGGGAACTTCCTCTTACATTATGATAGGTAAAGAAGAAGGGACGAAGAATTTTTATTCCATCTGTCACGGAGCAGGGAGAGCGAGATCAAGGAAAGCTACTAAGGAATTGGTGACAGTTGATGAATTCCAGCGATCTATGAAAGTGGGGTCCGATGAAGAGATCCTGGTCAACCACCGTTCCCTAGCAACGATTCTGGATGAATGTCCACAAGCATATAAAGACGTTGATCAAATTATTGACAGTGTGGTGGGGGCATCCCTAGCTGATGTAGTGGCAACATGTAAGCCTATGGCAGCGATTAAGGGAGTTTAA